Below is a genomic region from Doryrhamphus excisus isolate RoL2022-K1 chromosome 16, RoL_Dexc_1.0, whole genome shotgun sequence.
AAATAAATGCTCATGAACATTTCATACGTGTGTTCATGTGCACTTTGGGTTCAACTAATCGGTTATATCACACAGGTGGCCTGATATGACAAAGTGCCAAACTTAAGTTCGACTTTAATGCACGCTTGTCTCtgccacagggcacatttacTGTTTTTGTTTACCTTGGCTTTATGTTCATATCTTAAATATTGCCCTATGAAGCATTTAGCTATATTCTATCGGACAGCGAGAAGACATTCTTTTCTACAACATAGGCATTCCCTATAGTTCTTTCTATGGGAGCGAGTCTTGTTATATCGTCATGTTATTTGAATAAAGAACCATCTGGATTTCCTCGTTGCCTCTCCACTCGGCTTCCTTTTGTTTTTAAGAGGCCAGTAGTTGCTGCGCTGTCTGTCCTAGCGTTATTTTGaatatgaatgttttgtttCCACAGAAAGGATTAAAGAATGTGTTTGATGAGGCAATACTGGCTGCCCTGGAGCCCCCCGAACCTAAGAAAAGACGTAAATGTGTTCTGCTCTAAGTTTCGTCTCGTCAGCCTTCTCTGCACCACTTTCTAGGTTAGCAgcactcttaaaggggacctattatgctcagttTTTGACcagttgtggattcctatagagcagctacacataataacccgcGCAGAAagttttttagattttccagaatctgcacctattccagctgtaattcctttgatttgtgcttcctgccaataCTGtctgaatttattccacccaggtCCCGCCTCCGGGcttgcccactccgctgtgattgttcacacgcccaaagtgcttcctaactatgaaccatataaggaagtctgcccctctgtgacatcaggggcagttttaccacgccttttgaaacggagtgttttgagccatcctaaacttctttcagggctcacttctaaatgcgcaaacctcattatctgaaactttggcatcatctaacacgagaatacaacattctaactacatttataggtcagaaaagtggtatAAGCATAACAGGTTCCCTTTAAGGTTTGCTTCACAACAAAGTTTCTTCACAATTTATAATATTTGCCTCCTGACATAACCTAAATACATATTTAGTGTGTTGAACATGATTAAAAATTGATGTTTTGTGATGAGTTCATACTTATAAATTGGCCTTACATGATGTAATGGACTTTTTAAAAACGTATTGACATGTCTAGACAACAGTTCAGCTGCAAGTTTGCAGATTGACTGATTTATCAAACGCTATTCTAACTGAAAGCACTAAGTAGGTAATGAGTCGAGTGCAGTTAGTTGCTGCTGATTCTTTTGATTCTATTTATAACCTGCAGCGTGAACACCCTCCACAAAGCTATCAACAGCTCTATTTGAAGGAATATTTGTCTTGAATACTGAACAGAAATACTGATACTGCAGTATTTAAGTGCAGAGACTGATGACATTGTACACTTTTTAAAGGCAAAAGTATTTCCTGGCCCACATGACGTCATATCAGATAGCGACACTTCTTAGAAAACTCGATATATGATTCTATATCCTAAATGCCAGAAATAGTATTTTGTTTTCCCCTATATCCATTCCGAGATGTGGGCTTGATTAATGTGTACATATCGTGAGAATTACTCATAACTTATTGACTGAATGTTTAAGTTGAAGTTCACATGATGCAAAGTATTGATTCCAATCAAGgttgggtttgtttttgttcaatttgacaagttgtactgtattttccatgTGATAAAACATCACAATAAAACAGTATTATGAATAGACTTCAAATGCAATGTGTTGTCTTATTAATGCTAGAACAGCGACGTATGGATATGTGTCCCAATAAACTGGAATAACAATATTTACTGCATCACATTTGTGTAATACACACATCACAAACATATACTATACAAGTTAGTGCAGAGTGATCAACGCAACCTGGAAAGAAAGCACATTTAGCCCAGATTTGGACTACAATGGGTAATTCATCAGACTTCTCATAACGTTGCTAATTAAGTACAAAGGACATAATTGCTGGTGGCAAAGCAACCATTGCACATTCTATAGGTTTCCCCTTCAGTGGGTAAACACAACTCCTTTAGAGCCACAAACGCCAAATACAATCAAGCCAATAACAtctcaatgttaaaaaaaggtgATTACATAGCCTTTAATGACTGCAAAGGTCTCTAAAGATGCATTGAAGATTAAGGATTTGCATCGTTCCACGCAGTTAATGCAGTTTTATCGTTTTCAATTACATGAGTGTACTATAGTATTCGGCCTAAACTTTAGCTGCTGGAGATTACATAACTGCGAcaaaccactgaaatccatttAGTTGCAGTAACAAAATTTTGATATGATGAAAAAGACCAGTATTTGaggtttggaaaattaagtccAAGTCCATCACACTAGGACCTTAATGTTGCTGGTGTAACATAAAAGATTACTGGCTTTGTACATAAACCCTAATTTAGTAATATTTACTGAATAGCTTGAGTCAggtgtgttcaaagtgtggcccagcaGCCATCTGCAGTCCGTGAGTCATTTATTATTGGCCCATGGCAtgttataaaaaaagaaaatgggtaaaattaagcaaaaagtaaagaaaatgtaaagaaaaaaccCCGACATGATACATGTAATAAAGCTTTGGCTTTAAAtgtaggtttgttttttttatatatcaaaATGGCACCccacatcctttgatttttctgtatgtggcccttggtgggaaagatttggacacccttggcttAAGTGGTGTCCGAACAGAAGCTCACAACATAGGACCTAAAATGACCTGATTAAATTAGATATTGACTCCCAGCATGTGTTCCCTCGATGACAGACAAAAATAACAGATTTTCTTTGATTGCTAACTCTGCTAACTCATTGAAGAAGTGGTATGTTACCAAATAGCATCTTTCAGAGAGCAAAATGGTAATAGGCAAAGGCGGGAACCAGGTATTATCGGAGTCCTATTGAGCTATGTGTCCACTGCAGGGCATATCTCAACACAACTGTCTGTAAGGCGAATACCATACCACCCAGCCCAGAACTGCGTGTCCTTGCCTCCATGGGTAAAGCGGATGTATCTCACTCCTGGACCATAGTTCTGAAACATGTGTGTTATCTGggaggaataaaaaaaagtatattcttGGAACTATTATTGATTAAAGACTCAAGTCTGTATTCATACCTGATTCCATTTAGGGTCGCTCCATTGGTCAAAATAAATCTCCTCGGGGGAAAAGATCTGAATTGGTCTCTTCTTTTGATTCAGGAGCTCCACCTGAATCTTGAATTGACAGCCACAGTCCCAGCGAGGAGCATACCTTAACACGAGaaactgattatttttttttttttttagcaaatgttGACCTCTAAAGTGCAAAACAGCCATCCTTGTTctgttttcctaaaaaaaaaaaaaaaaaaaaaaaataccggaGCGGCGGCGGTAATTCATGCTCGCTATCGTTCTCACCAATCTGATATTTTGATGTCTGGTTGGAAGTGGTCCATGAATGATGCGTTATAACCTTCCGTCTCCAAGTCAATCAGCTGGGACTTCCTGCACATGCTGAAGACATCATAAAAtgtttgagtacattttcaaAGCATATATTAAACAtagcacatatatatatatatatatatatatatagagagcattatataacatttcagtaggtggaatcaaactatggaatggattgagtaagacactcaatgcacaacgatgagccaattcaagaaacaatacaagcagttgacgtttgctaaatacatggatgaagagtcttgaaccaatcatgatgtactatatgtatatatcactatattgacagttactatggtacccattatggacaaaaaaaacaaaaaaaaccttaaactgtattacagaaagcaggaagtgatcaaatgtaacagttactgattgtaaaagtaccagatggaggggtaggatttaataagctttgcttcttcctactccttttggacatgtggaactgtgaactgattatgtgatgcattcaattgtaatctgatgcatgttcaaatgaaattaaaccattgccattactATTTTAAGAACCACTGGATGTTAAGTACTTACCCATATGAAGTCACAAAGTTTTTCTTGACCGTTTCATTGGGATGGGGCACCATGACACCCTCGACTTTCCATAGGTCGCCGCTATTCTCCAGTATTTGCCAACCCCTCATTTTATCTGACAAGATAAAAGGTTAAAACTGCGACCAAAGTGTCAAACACTACAAAGAAACATTTTGCTTCTCTTTCCTTACCTTCTGCTCTTGGGTTCTTCAGAAGATTCCGTCTTTTCCTACACAAGAAGTAAAATAACCTCCAGTCTTTGGGTACTTTGGAGACATCACGGAGGTGGTAGCCTTCTCTCctgcatctgtctctccatAAAGACTGGCTGTCAGCAATGTCTTTCCACTGACGACACACTAACCGACAAATCTGAACCACATGATCTGGGGGGAGCTTAATGAAGATCTCCTCCAGGACTTCTATGGGGATAGGGAACTGAATAGAACAGAACAATGCAAAAGTTATACCTTTGCACAATGTTAACAACCTCACTGTTTACCTACAATGTGGTTTTAGAATGGAAAAACccaatggtgcattcaatggtCAAATTCATAAATCGTACATCTCAGTACAACACATCTGTTATAGCAACAGACAGCATCTAATGACTAATGAAACCGATGTAATTATATTAGCAACATAATTGGACCTTTGTTTTTCTAAGTTCACGTTTACCTTAGACAGCGGGCTGGACATGATAGGACCCGAAGACTGACTTCGACTCGAGGCGGCCATATCAGAGCTCAGAGTTGCACCCATAATATGTCCTCTTCATTCCTCACACAGCGGAGACAAGACTGCATTGACGTGTTTTCATTCGAAATAAGTCTGGTGATAGCAGGGCGTCCAATAGGTTAAAACCTCTGCGATACAACGATTGACTCGACGCGGAAGTTCAGTTCGAAGTAAGCTGGGGGTGAGTTGATGCTAATGTAGCTACACTATGCTATTACGTGTCGCTCTACATTCCGGTAATGACTAAAAGTACTTTCGGTAAAGAATCGGCGCGTATTGAAAACGAAACtgacttattttccttcactaGTCACTTCCTCTTTCTGTCAGTTATTGTGCCTTTGCTTTCTGTACCGGGTCTGCGCGAAATCCACAGCAAATATATGCGGGGTGGAATTTTCATCTTTACATCAAACTCCGCCCGCTCGGTACACATTGTACAATATTTCTTGCtaacctaaaaataaaaaaccgaACCCGTCAACGTCATCGAGTGGGCGTGTCCTTAGGCAATCCGGAAGAGAAACTACGAGGTCCTTAAGGTAATAGAATTAGAAAAAAACTTAGCATAAATGAAATATGAGCGAGaaagattttaatattatggcaaACAAACAGGTGCATTCATGATATAAATCATCCAGGCACTGCAATTTGCGTGCAATTTGGTACACACAACTTGATCATAAAAGACTAGCCttagcaaaaataaatgtacaccACAGAGGCTTAATATGTGGTAGCCATTGATGTTGGTGTCACATTACATTTTCTAGCAGGCCCCAAACCCTGTCCTTGGATACTGTCTTTGATACTTTCTTCAACTCTGCATCTTTTACTGAATAATGTCGAGACCAAAGATAAATGCAATATGATTGAGTGACAAAGAATTTGCTCCCTGTCGAGTCTAAAACAAAAGGTTCAATCTATTCTTCCGAGTCTTTTTGGTCACCAGAGGAACCCCTATGTGTCCGTGTCAATCCTGTGAGCTGCAAAGACAAATAAGGCCAGATTGGTCAAACATGGAGGAGGTGGTAATCTCACTGTGGTTTAAATGTATTCAATTAACTTACATTGCTTTGGTATCCTGAGTGGTTCTGCATCTCCCGATAGGACTTGATGCATGACACCGCGGAACTGATACAGCACCTTTAGACTCTTCTCCTCACCCACACAGGGGTCATAGAACCCTGGGAGTCCTGACTAATATgtagacacaaaaaaacacataataataaacacacaatacaaaaaaacaacaacattcagATATCCATTTACTTTATGATGTCAATTTAAAACTGACAACACAAACCTTTGTAGCCTCGGTCAGGATGAGTTTAGAGTCTTTCACAAGACACTGCAGTGGCACAGTCACGTCAATGACCTTTGCCCTCTCATGTTTTCGGCTGTTGTCTGTCACAAACTTGCCATACCAGGCATTGAGGATGATTAGACCTGATTTAGAAGGCAGCGGTTAAGAATAGtgcaaaatatattattttattttaggaaGCTCGACAGCAGCTGACTGAATTCCTGGAGATGGAAACATTTCTGCTCTATGATGCAAGCAAAATGGTAATTTTCAttaattctgtaaaaaaaacacacacacacaagtatacTTATCTGTAATGTATGATAAGGAAAACACATAGAGTGCAAAGCCTGATGACCAAATTGCCAGACTCAACTGAGGAAAATTAACTTGTGtgctttaaaggggatctattatgctttttccacttttctgacctataaatgtagttagaatgttgtattctcgtgttaaaggatgccaaagtttcagataatgaggtttgcacatttggaagtgagccctgaaagaagtttgggatggttcaaaacactcggtttcaaagggcgtggttacaactgcccctttgtgatgtcacagaggggcggacttccttatatgggcgtgtctgtaagcaGATAAgcgctctgccctcccccaagctctgcttctttgtttacttgctagcaaaggcacatttgtttacaattcctaaagacgccaccatcaggcacaagcggttggagttcctgatttgCTACCAGCTAAAGAAAttcattttaatgaatgaaaatgaaaagactaGCAGAcgtctttccaacgttacttggtcgtctggactgagcaagcagtaagtaacaatttatcaatgTTCTCACTATGTTCATTTTGGAGTGGGGTTGCTAATATcggtttcccaccacaattgtgagttaccgatgctgtagaaaacctaaagcaggctgtatgttaaaagccgacattttcaaaaagataaattgccgtttattatcaactcctataaagttagcaacacaaaccggaactctt
It encodes:
- the LOC131104243 gene encoding F-box only protein 6-like, translating into MGATLSSDMAASSRSQSSGPIMSSPLSKFPIPIEVLEEIFIKLPPDHVVQICRLVCRQWKDIADSQSLWRDRCRREGYHLRDVSKVPKDWRLFYFLCRKRRNLLKNPRAEDKMRGWQILENSGDLWKVEGVMVPHPNETVKKNFVTSYGMCRKSQLIDLETEGYNASFMDHFQPDIKISDWYAPRWDCGCQFKIQVELLNQKKRPIQIFSPEEIYFDQWSDPKWNQITHMFQNYGPGVRYIRFTHGGKDTQFWAGWYGIRLTDSCVEICPAVDT